Proteins from a single region of Drosophila biarmipes strain raj3 chromosome 3R, RU_DBia_V1.1, whole genome shotgun sequence:
- the LOC108025480 gene encoding lutropin-choriogonadotropic hormone receptor: MEKHTSQCPKEAPWRPKRGLKCLTIEFQFRLLLHHLLLSSLCGPHCVYATSAVGEALSASNCHDIHHGFDVYPNPNLNPTSSANGTTVTLGQSRDTPSVPLTLPPSGWKCCCWNGGNQAEEVECRCEGDGLNRVPQTLKLPLQRLTIASAGLPRLRYTGLKVYGATLLDVAFTDCLQLELIQDGAFANLTLLRTIYITNAPKLTFLSKDVFLGISGTVEVIRIINSGLTRVPDLSHLPPHNILQMIDLDNNQITRIDTKSIKVKTAQLILANNDISYVDDSAFYGSKIAKLSLNDNLRLEHMHPNAFDGIIDITELDLSSTSLVAMPSVGLQNIEALYIQNTHTLKTIPSIYNFRNLQRAHLTHSFHCCAFQFPSRHDPQRHAERMLEIEKWRKQCKSDSVTRKERSTLENGFTLPEDFGTFGGTDDSSTDLVPITFASFDYMADDTLIKGTFHEKIILNPEDDMSAELCGNFTFRKPNIECYPMPNDLNPCEDVMGYQWLRISVWIVVALAVVGNVAVLTVILSIRPESTPVPRFLMCHLAFADLCLGVYLLLVASIDAHSMGEYFNYAYDWQYGLGCKVAGFLTVFASHLSVFTLTVITIERWLAITQAMYLNHRIKLRPAALIMLGGWIYSMFMSSLPLFGISNYSSTSICLPMENRDGYDTVYLIAIMVCNGVAFSIIAVCYAQIYLSLGRETRQAHQNSPGELSVAKKMALLVFTNFACWSPIAFFGLTALAGYPLINVTKSKILLVFFYPLNSCADPYLYAILTSQYRQDLFTLLSKLGLCRQSALKYKDSLSGHATTRFTIHGSIQRHGSLTCKMQTVMGAESQKMLKNTEDYV, from the exons ATGGAAAAGCACACGAGCCAGTGCCCAAAGGAGGCCCCCTGGCGCCCCAAGCGCGGTCTGAAGTGTCTGACCATCGAGTTCCAGTTCCGCCTGCTCCTCCATCATCTGCTGCTCTCGTCGCTGTGCGGCCcgcattgcgtatacgccacgAGTGCCGTCGGCGAGGCGCTCAGTGCCAGCAACTGTCACGACATCCACCACGGATTCGATGTCTACCCCAATCCCAATCTCAATCCCACTTCCAGCGCCAACGGCACGACGGTGACACTGGGTCAATCGAGGGACACGCCCTCGGTGCCCCTGACTTTGCCGCCCTCCGGCTGGAAGTGTTGCTGCTGGAACGGAGGTAATCAA GCGGAGGAGGTGGAATGCCGTTGCGAGGGCGACGGACTCAACCGCGTGCCGCAAACGCTGAAGCTGCCCCTCCAGCGGCTGACCATTGCGTCGGCGGGGCTGCCACGCCTACGCTACACCGGCCTGAAGGTCTACGGAGCCACACTGCTGGATGT GGCCTTCACCGACTGCCTGCAGCTGGAACTGATACAGGACGGGGCTTTTGCTAATTTAACGCTGCTGCGCACAAT ATACATCACCAACGCACCCAAGCTGACCTTTCTCTCAAAGGACGTATTCCTTGGCATTTCGGGCACCGTGGAAGTTAT ACGCATCATCAACAGCGGGCTTACCAGAGTTCCCGACCTGAGCCACCTTCCACCtcataatattttgcaaatgaT AGATCTCGATAATAATCAAATCACTCGAATAGATACTAAATCCATAAAAGTAAAGACTGCCCAATT GATTTTGGCAAACAATGACATAAGCTATGTGGATGACTCGGCTTTCTATGGCTCTAAGATAGCCAAACT GTCGCTGAACGACAACCTACGGCTTGAGCACATGCATCCAAATGCTTTTGATGGCATAATAGATATAACTGAACT CGATCTCTCCAGCACTTCGTTAGTGGCCATGCCTTCTGTGGGACTTCAGAACATAGAAGCCTTGTACATTCAGAATACCCACACTCTGAAAACCATACCTTCTATCTACAATTTTAGG AATCTACAGCGGGCCCATCTCACGCACTCCTTTCACTGCTGCGCCTTTCAGTTTCCATCCCGCCACGATCCCCAGCGCCATGCCGAGCGAATGCTGGAGATTGAAAAGTGGCGGAAGCAGTGCAAAAGTGATTCGGTTACCCGCAAGGAGAGATCCACTTTGGAGAACGGCTTCACCCTGCCCGAAGATTTTGGCACCTTTGGTGGCACCGATGACTCATCTACAGACTTAGTACCCATCACCTTCGCCTCCTTTGATTACATGGCCGATGATACGCTGATTAAGGGCACATTTCACGAGAAGATTATCCTTAATCCGGAGGACGACATGTCTGCCGAGCTGTGCGGCAATTTTACTTTCAG AAAACCCAATATTGAGTGCTATCCCATGCCCAATGATCTCAACCCTTGCGAGGATGTCATGGGCTACCAATGGCTTCGCATTTCCGTCTGGATTGTGGTTGCTCTGGCCGTGGTGGGCAATGTGGCTGTGCTGACAGTAATTCTATCGATTAG ACCCGAATCCACGCCAGTGCCACGATTTCTCATGTGCCATCTCGCTTTCGCCGACTTGTGCTTGGGAGTCTATCTGCTGCTGGTGGCCTCCATCGATGCCCATTCCATGGGGGAGTACTTCAACTACGCCTACGACTGGCAGTACG GGCTCGGTTGCAAAGTAGCCGGCTTTCTCACCGTGTTCGCCAGCCATTTGTCCGTGTTCACGTTGACCGTGATTACCATCGAGCGCTGGCTGGCCATCACCCAGGCCATGTACCTGAACCATCGCATCAAGTTGCGTCCTGCTGCGCTCATCATGCTGGGCGGCTGGATTTACTCCATGTTTATGTCCTCGCTGCCCCTGTTTGGCATTAGTAATTACTCGTCGACGAG CATCTGCCTTCCGATGGAAAACCGCGATGGATACGACACCGTGTATCTGATTGCCATCATGGTCTGCAACGGCGTGGCCTTCTCCATCATTGCCGTGTGCTATGCCCAGATCTATCTGTCCCTGGGGCGTGAAACCCGGCAGGCGCACCAGAACAGTCCGGGGGAACTCAGCGTGGCCAAGAAAATGGCCCTCCTG GTCTTCACAAACTTTGCCTGCTGGTCTCCTATTGCCTTCTTTGGACTCACGGCCCTGGCTGGCTATCCACTGATCAATGTGACCAAGTCCAAAATATTGCTAGTGTTCTTCTACCCATTGAACTCCTGTGCGGATCCCTACTTGTATGCCATATTGACGTCTCAGTATCGCCAGGACCTTTTCACCTTGCTGTCAAA ACTCGGTCTGTGCCGCCAGAGCGCCTTGAAGTACAAGGACAGCCTCTCGGGACATGCCACCACTCGATTCACCATCCACGGCTCCATACAGCGACACGGCTCCCTCACCTGCAAAATGCAGACGGTAATGGGCGCTGAGTCCCAGAAAATGCTGAAGAATACCGAGGATTATGTTTAA
- the LOC108025147 gene encoding gamma-aminobutyric acid receptor-associated protein, which yields MDMHFQYKKDHTFDKRRNEGDKIRRKYPDRVPVIVEKAPKTRYVELDKKKYLVPADLTVGQFYFLIRKRINLRPDDALFFFVNNVIPPTSATMGALYQEHFDKDYFLYISYSDENVYGRQ from the coding sequence ATGGACATGCACTTCCAGTACAAGAAGGACCACACCTTCGACAAGCGCCGCAACGAGGGCGACAAGATCCGGCGCAAGTACCCGGACCGTGTGCCCGTGATCGTGGAGAAGGCCCCGAAGACGCGCTACGTCGAGCTGGACAAAAAGAAGTACCTGGTGCCGGCCGACCTGACGGTGGGTCAGTTCTACTTCCTCATACGCAAGCGCATCAATCTGCGTCCCGACGACGCCCTCTTCTTCTTCGTGAACAACGTCATACCGCCGACATCGGCCACCATGGGGGCACTGTACCAGGAGCACTTCGACAAGGACTACTTCCTCTACATTTCCTATTCCGATGAGAACGTCTACGGGCGTCAGTAG
- the LOC108025161 gene encoding uncharacterized protein LOC108025161 codes for MTRPVIFLAICSIVLFKLANGYKEVHGLNGKLFPKAATFNFPEYAYKETSKNEITYHELEVTCDQHAQCINLSPVGVAKINCIRQCISPSCYQDIYAFNELEEGEIDARLNSFKGCVIQRM; via the exons ATGACGCGTCCTGTGATATTCCTGGCAATCTGTTCAATCGTTTTGTTTAAACTCGCCAATGGCTACAAGGAGGTACACGGACTGAATGGAAAGCTTTTCCCGAAGGCAGCGACTTTCAATTTCCCAGAGTATGCCTATAAGGAGACCAGCAAGAAT GAAATAACCTACCATGAACTGGAGGTGACTTGTGACCAGCACGCCCAGTGCATAAACCTCAGTCCCGTGGGCGTGGCCAAGATCAACTGCATCCGACAGTGCATCTCGCCATCCTGCTACCAGGACATCTACGCCTTCAACGAGCTGGAGGAGGGCGAAATCGATGCCCGGCTCAATTCCTTCAAGGGCTGTGTCATACAGCGCATGTAG
- the LOC108025518 gene encoding chorion peroxidase: MSRILLISLLLIVTLFGGSQAAAFSVRQNRFDEVPELQTPAPVASPTKTTKEAETVTSGLLKKCLPCNDGVKCVPQIQCPAHVRMESQDKPQICDLPAGKFGYCCETGQNHTAPRQEESSSKERRSSMPTILPPSLLDEARRNFEHLMHGIAQIPVRRGFPDFAHGLVFHSTAKDDLHNFAISNSAIEQVMTTQLFGKKEQVPVDDFITNNVPVKFTETPLAQHCQPPVVCRNIRSVYRSLDGTCNNPLPQRSLWGAAGQPMERLLPPAYEDGIWTPRAHSADGTPLLGARKISRTLLSDVDRPHPIYNLLVMQFGQVVAHDISQTSSVRLEDGNLVQCCSPEGKIALSPQESHFACMPIHVEQDDDFFAAFGVRCLNFVRLSLVPSPDCQLGYGKQMSKVTHFLDASPVYGSSDEASRSLRAFRGGRLRMMNDFGRDLLPLTNDKKACPSEEAGKSCFHSGDGRTNQIISLITLQILLAREHNRVADALSQLNPSASDEWLFQEARRIVVAELQHITYNEFLPIIIGPQQMKRFRLVPLHQGYAHDYNVNVNPAITNEFSGAAYRMGHSSVDGKFHIRQEHGRIDEVVNIPDVMFNPSRMRKREFYDDMLRTLYSQPMQQVDSSISQGLSRFLFRGDNPFGLDLAAINIQRGRDQGLRSYNDYLELRGAPKLQDFEQFPSEIGQKLSRVYRTADDIDLWVGGLLEKAVEGGVVGLTFAEIIADQFARFKQGDRYYYEYDNGVNPGAFNPQQLQEIRKATLARLICDNSDRLTLQAVPLAAFIRADHPGNQMIGCDDPSLPAVNLEAWRT; this comes from the exons ATGAGTCGCATTTTGCTAATTTCATTGCTTTTAATTGTGACGCTATTTGGCGGCTCACAGGCGGCGGCATTTTCCGTACGCCAAAACCGTTTTGATGAAGTTCCCGAACTGCAGACTCCAGCGCCAGTGGCTAGCCCTACGAAAACTACTAAGGAAGCCGAAACAG TCACCAGCGGTCTTCTGAAAAAATGTCTGCCCTGCAATGACGGTGTGAAATGCGTGCCCCAAATCCAGTGTCCCGCCCACGTTCGCATGGAGAGCCAGGATAAGCCGCAGATTTGCGATCTGCCGGCTGGCAAATTCGGCTACTGCTGCGAGACGGGACAGAATCACACTGCCCCCAGGCAGGAGGAGAGCTCCTCCAAGGAGCGGCGATCCAGCATGCCCACCATTCTGCCGCCATCGCTTTTGGATGAGGCGCGGCGCAACTTCGAGCACCTGATGCACGGTATTGCCCAGATTCCCGTGCGCCGCGGTTTTCCGGACTTTGCCCACGGCCTGGTGTTCCATTCGACGGCCAAGGATGACCTGCACAACTTCGCCATCTCGAACAGTGCCATCGAGCAGGTGATGACCACCCAGTTGTTTGGCAAGAAGGAGCAGGTGCCCGTGGACGACTTCATCACCAACAATGTGCCCGTCAAGTTCACGGAGACTCCGTTGGCCCAGCACTGCCAGCCGCCAGTGGTTTGCCGGAATATCCGTTCGGTTTATCGCAGTCTCGATGGCACCTGCAATAATCCCCTGCCGCAGAGATCGCTGTGGGGCGCTGCCGGTCAGCCCATGGAGCGCCTGCTGCCCCCCGCCTATGAGGACGGGATCTGGACACCGCGTGCTCACTCCGCTGACGGCACTCCCCTCCTGGGCGCACGCAAGATCTCACGCACCCTGCTCTCGGACGTTGATCGTCCGCATCCCATCTACAATCTACTCGTGATGCAGTTTGGACAGGTTGTG gCCCATGACATTTCACAAACCTCTTCGGTGCGTCTTGAGGATGGCAACCTGGTGCAGTGCTGCTCCCCCGAGGGAAAAATTGCCCTGAGTCCGCAGGAAAGTCATTTCGCCTGCATGCCCATCCATGTCGAACAGGATGATGATTTTTTCGCAGCCTTTGGAGTGCGTTGCTTGAACTTTGTGAGGTTGTCCCTGGTGCCCAGTCCCGACTGCCAACTTGGCTACGGCAAGCAGATGAGCAAGGTGACCCACTTTCTGGATGCCTCTCCGGTTTACGGATCGAGTGATGAGGCATCTCGTAGCTTGAGGGCCTTCCGAGGTGGTCGCCTACGAATGATGAATGATTTTGGGCGGGATCTGCTACCGCTGACAAACGACAAGAAGGCCTGCCCCAGCGAGGAGGCCGGAAAGTCCTGTTTCCACTCGG GCGATGGTCGAACCAATCAGATAATTTCCCTGATCACCCTTCAAATTCTGCTTGCTCGCGAGCACAATCGTGTGGCAGACGCCTTAAGCCAACTGAATCCCTCGGCCAGCGATGAGTGGCTGTTCCAGGAGGCTCGACGCATCGTGGTCGCCGAACTGCAGCACATCACCTACAACGAGTTCTTGCCCATCATTATTGGGCCGCAGCAGATGAAGCGCTTCCGCCTGGTGCCACTGCATCAGGGCTATGCTCACGACTACAATGTGAATGTGAACCCGGCCATAACCAACGAGTTCTCAGGCGCAGCCTATCGCATGGGTCATTCCAG TGTCGACGGCAAGTTCCACATACGCCAGGAGCACGGGCGCATCGATGAGGTGGTCAATATTCCGGATGTAATGTTCAATCCTTCGCGAATGCGCAAGCGCGAGTTCTACGACGACATGCTGCGCACTCTTTACAGCCAGCCCATGCAGCAGGTGGACAGTTCAATTAGCCAGGGA CTCAGTCGTTTCCTGTTCCGCGGGGATAATCCATTTGGCCTGGACCTGGCCGCCATTAACATTCAGCGAGGTCGCGACCAGGGTCTGCGTAGCTACAATGATTACCTGGAACTGAGGGGGGCACCCAAACTGCAGGACTTTGAGCAATTTCCGAGCGAG ATTGGCCAGAAGCTGTCCCGCGTTTATCGCACAGCCGACGATATTGATCTGTGGGTGGGCGGTCTGCTGGAGAAAGCCGTCGAGGGTGGCGTGGTGGGCCTGACCTTTGCCGAGATCATAGCCGATCAGTTCGCCCGCTTCAAGCAGGGCGATCGCTACTACTACGAGTACGATAATGGGGTGAATCCTGGCGCATTCAATCCCCAGCAGCTGCAGGAGATTCGCAAGGCTACGTTGGCCCGCCTGATCTGCGACAACTCCGACCGCCTCACCCTGCAAGCGGTGCCATTGGCCGCCTTCATTCGGGCTGATCATCCTGG CAACCAAATGATTGGCTGTGATGATCCCAGCCTGCCTGCTGTTAACCTGGAGGCATGGCGCACTTga